From a single Streptomyces sp. 1331.2 genomic region:
- a CDS encoding DUF397 domain-containing protein — translation MSDSRWQKSGYSGATNECVEVRTVNGAVELRESDQGETILHTTPATFAALLHATKAGEFDHHA, via the coding sequence ATGTCCGACTCAAGGTGGCAGAAGTCCGGCTACAGCGGCGCGACCAACGAGTGTGTTGAGGTCCGGACCGTCAACGGCGCGGTCGAACTCCGCGAATCCGACCAAGGCGAAACCATCCTCCACACCACCCCTGCCACCTTCGCCGCCCTCCTCCACGCCACCAAAGCCGGCGAATTCGACCACCACGCCTAA
- a CDS encoding RICIN domain-containing protein: MRRILTALSTALLALAGALALPASAQADPINPQPYAYGVLVALARPASGGPNGTYYCADEYRQINGDGRPVLLRPCDGSWNQFWFVAPDGLIHSTNDGRCLWGHFPDSPSDSPGAQARGCNANDANQRWTFDTDGSVCNAAGACLTYVGTPGPRSSYALWTLGRNAGAGITQQWGWQHSDSDRPVFPNI; this comes from the coding sequence ATGCGACGAATACTCACCGCCCTGTCCACCGCCCTGCTCGCCCTGGCCGGGGCCCTCGCCCTGCCGGCCAGCGCACAGGCCGACCCGATCAACCCGCAGCCCTACGCGTACGGCGTCCTCGTGGCGCTCGCCCGCCCGGCCAGCGGCGGCCCCAACGGCACCTACTACTGCGCGGACGAGTACCGGCAGATCAACGGTGACGGCCGCCCGGTCCTGCTGCGCCCGTGCGACGGTTCCTGGAACCAGTTCTGGTTCGTCGCCCCGGACGGCCTGATCCACAGCACCAACGACGGCCGGTGCCTGTGGGGACACTTCCCGGACAGCCCGTCCGACAGCCCGGGCGCCCAGGCGAGGGGCTGCAACGCGAACGACGCGAACCAGCGCTGGACGTTCGACACCGACGGCAGCGTGTGCAACGCCGCCGGCGCCTGCCTGACCTACGTCGGCACCCCCGGCCCGCGCTCCTCCTACGCCCTGTGGACCCTGGGCCGCAACGCGGGCGCGGGCATCACCCAGCAATGGGGCTGGCAGCACTCCGACAGTGACCGCCCGGTCTTCCCCAACATCTAA
- a CDS encoding DUF397 domain-containing protein: MTYTKWQKSSFSSSGEMCVEIRTVDEAVELRESDEAHTILRTTPATFAALLHATKAGEFDHHA, from the coding sequence ATGACTTACACCAAGTGGCAAAAGTCATCCTTCAGCAGCTCCGGAGAGATGTGCGTGGAGATCCGCACGGTCGACGAGGCAGTCGAACTCCGCGAATCCGACGAAGCCCACACCATCCTCCGCACCACCCCCGCCACCTTCGCCGCCCTCCTCCACGCCACCAAAGCCGGCGAATTCGACCACCACGCCTGA
- a CDS encoding VOC family protein yields the protein MSTIKQFQVTFDCAEPARLAAFWCEVLGYVVPPVPEGFATWEEYHRSLPPEDEIYFACTDPSGVAPRLLFQRVPEGKVVKNRVHLDVRAGAGLVGDERLATLEAECARLMALGAKHVLTQRADGVNESCITMQDIEGNEFCLD from the coding sequence ATGTCAACGATCAAGCAGTTCCAGGTGACCTTCGACTGCGCGGAGCCTGCCCGCCTCGCCGCCTTCTGGTGCGAGGTGCTGGGGTACGTCGTACCTCCGGTCCCGGAGGGCTTTGCCACGTGGGAGGAGTATCACCGCTCGCTGCCGCCCGAGGACGAGATCTACTTCGCGTGCACCGATCCCTCGGGTGTGGCCCCGCGCCTGCTCTTCCAGCGCGTTCCCGAGGGCAAGGTCGTCAAGAACCGGGTGCATCTCGATGTGCGGGCCGGCGCCGGGCTCGTGGGTGACGAGCGCCTGGCCACGCTCGAAGCCGAATGCGCGCGGCTGATGGCGCTCGGCGCGAAGCACGTGCTGACGCAGCGCGCCGATGGCGTCAACGAGTCGTGCATCACGATGCAGGACATCGAGGGCAACGAGTTCTGCCTCGACTGA